DNA from Candidatus Acidulodesulfobacterium acidiphilum:
AAAATCCGTCCCTTTTTTATATCAGAAATTATAGCCTGACTCGTCATGTTGCGTAATATCTAATCCCATTGCTTCTGTTTCTTTATCTACGCGAAGACCCATAACTTTGTCTATTACTTTAAAAATTATATAACTCATCGTAAACGAATACGCCGCAACGCAAACCACGGTCAGCAGCTGAATCCACATTTGACCGGGGTTGCCGTAAAATAAACCTCTTCCTGCCGAATTAATCAGCGGGTCGGCGAACAAACCCGTTGCAAGCGCTCCCCATGCTCCGCCTATCGCATGAACGTTAAAAGCGTCGAGGGCATCGTCGTAACCTAATTTAGGCTTTACGAAAACTACCATAGAATAACAAATTACCCCTGCTACGAAACCTATAATGATAGAATCTATTGGATTAACAAAACCGGATGCCGGAGTTATAGCTACAAGCCCTGCTACTGCGCCGGAAACCATGCCTAGAGTAGTCGGTTTTCCGCTTCTTATCCATTCTGCTATCATCCAGCCTATAGCGGCGGCTGCAGTTGCGGTATTAGTTACTAAAAACGCCGATGTTGCTAAAGGACTTGCTTCTAAGGCGCTTCCTGCGTTAAATCCGAACCATCCGAACCATAAAAGAGCTCCTCCCAGAATTGTATAACCTAACTGGTTCGGCTGAACTATATTTTCTTTCATATAACCTTTTCTTTTTCCCAGTACTATCGCTCCGGCAAGACCGGCGACGCCGGAATTAATATGGACGACCGTTCCGCCTGCGAAATCTAATACTCCCATTTTTTGAAACAATCCGCCTATACCCCATACGGCTTGAGCTACAGGAGCATAAACAACCGTAAGCCATACTATCGTAAATACTACCCATGAAGAAAATTTAATTCTTTCAACCAAAGAACCGCTGACAAGAGCTACCGTTATAATTGCGAACATAAGCTGAAACATTACGTAAATATAGGAAGGAATCTTGCCGTCGTATCTTGAATGCTGCGTTTCTTTCATGGCAAATAAACCTATATATTTCAGGCTTCCTATTACTCCGCCAAAAGAATCGGGGCCGAATGCCAAAGAGTATCCCCATAAGATCCATATAATACTTACCGTACAAATAGCAATAAAACTGAGCGAAATTGTATTTAAAACATTTTTTCTTCTAACCATACCGCCGTAATAGAAACCGAGCCCAGGCGTCATTATTAAAACCAATGCGGATGAAGCAAGCACCCAAGCTATATCTCCGCTGTTAAAAGCCGGAACCTTAGAGCCAGCTGCAAATACGGGGCTTACCCAGGAAAACATAACCAAAAGTAGTCCTCCTAATAAAGACCATCCGTATATTAAAGGTATTTTAAAATTTTTTAATTTCTTAATGAGATCCATAATTTCCCATTCCTCCTTAATATTTTATTTTTAAGATACTGCGCATTCTCTCCATAGATATGCTAAAAATTTAATAATTTTGCATATTGCATTTTAAAGCGATATTAATTAGATTGCGGATTCTCCTTTTTCTCCGGTTCTAATGCGCACAACTTCTTCTACAGGCGATATAAATATCTTTCCGTCGCCGATATTGCCGGTTTTAGCACTTTTTTCTATCGTTTCTACGATGCTTGAAATTTGGTCGTCGGAAGCGATTATTTCCAT
Protein-coding regions in this window:
- a CDS encoding ammonium transporter, with product MFSWVSPVFAAGSKVPAFNSGDIAWVLASSALVLIMTPGLGFYYGGMVRRKNVLNTISLSFIAICTVSIIWILWGYSLAFGPDSFGGVIGSLKYIGLFAMKETQHSRYDGKIPSYIYVMFQLMFAIITVALVSGSLVERIKFSSWVVFTIVWLTVVYAPVAQAVWGIGGLFQKMGVLDFAGGTVVHINSGVAGLAGAIVLGKRKGYMKENIVQPNQLGYTILGGALLWFGWFGFNAGSALEASPLATSAFLVTNTATAAAAIGWMIAEWIRSGKPTTLGMVSGAVAGLVAITPASGFVNPIDSIIIGFVAGVICYSMVVFVKPKLGYDDALDAFNVHAIGGAWGALATGLFADPLINSAGRGLFYGNPGQMWIQLLTVVCVAAYSFTMSYIIFKVIDKVMGLRVDKETEAMGLDITQHDESGYNF